In the genome of Methanothermobacter sp., one region contains:
- the polC gene encoding DNA polymerase II large subunit: MEYFNELEKETNKLYDIARKARAKGLDASIEPEIPLAKDLAERVEGLVGPEGVAQRIKSLEKKHSREEIAFKIAAEIASQQIDETDEDRLWSKRQELADQALRTALAILTEGVVAAPLEGIAKVTIKNNFDESNYLAVYFAGPIRSAGGTASALAVLIADYIRIKIGLDRYKPTEREIERYVEEVELYESEVTNLQYSPTPDEVRLAAGNIPVEVTGEPTDKIEVSHRDLKRVETNHIRGGALLAMVEGVIQKAPKVLKYAKQLKLEGWDWLEEFSKTLKSDKKDEITIKADSKYIEDIIGGRPVLGCPSEKGAFRLRYGRSRNTGLAAMGVNPATMELLEFLAVGTQMKIERPGKGNCVVPVDTIEGPIVKLKNGDVIKIETIEEAKKIKPELEEILFLGDMLVAVGEFLRNNHVLMPAAWCEEWWVQSILNSKTYNAKEDPLNLKKFKGQWNRIKINAKEAFKISLEYDVPLHPRYTYFYHDVTTKDLKNLQKWLKNGKKEKSKLKLPLAPPKRILEILGVPHKLRKNKVIIGANDAYALLNTLKEPLEDEKDPIKAINKISPVKIMKKAPTYIGARVGRPEKSKERKMRPAPHVLFPIGKHGGSRRNIIDAAKKGNIRVEIGRAKCPKCKISFMQSKCPKCGEKTEIGKPSKRSINLMQLLKNATESMGIRKLEEIKGVEGMISRDKFPEPLEKGVLRAKNEVFTFKDATIRHDSTDLPLTHFKPSEIGVTIEKLKELGYKTDFQGKLLQDEDQIVELKVQDVVISKECADYLMKVASFVDDLLEKFYGLERFYNVKKQEDLIGHLVIGLAPHTSAGVLGRIIGFTEASACYAHPYFHSAKRRNCDSDEDAIILLLDALLNFSKTYLPSSRGGSMDAPLVLSSRIDPEEIDDESHNIDTMDSLPLAFYEKTLEYAKPSKVTSLIDNVKKRLGTPKQYKGLMFSHDTSNINSGPKTCLYKMLPTMKEKVDSQIKLAEKIRAVDQRKVVEGVLLSHFLPDMMGNIRAFTKQKVRCTRCNRKYRRIPLTGKCKCGGNLVLTVSKGSVIKYLEISKELAGRYPIDPYLMQRINILEFGVNSLFESDKSKQSSLDLFL; encoded by the coding sequence ATGGAGTATTTTAATGAATTAGAAAAGGAGACAAATAAACTTTATGATATAGCCAGAAAGGCCAGGGCCAAGGGTCTAGATGCTTCAATAGAACCTGAAATACCCCTTGCAAAGGACCTTGCAGAAAGGGTTGAAGGACTAGTAGGACCTGAGGGCGTTGCGCAGAGGATAAAATCCTTAGAAAAAAAACATAGTAGAGAGGAGATAGCGTTTAAGATAGCTGCTGAAATAGCATCCCAGCAGATAGATGAAACAGACGAGGACAGATTATGGTCCAAGAGGCAAGAACTCGCGGATCAGGCCCTTAGAACAGCCCTTGCAATATTAACAGAAGGCGTGGTAGCAGCACCCCTTGAAGGAATCGCCAAAGTAACTATCAAAAACAATTTCGATGAATCAAATTACCTAGCAGTATACTTCGCAGGGCCTATAAGAAGCGCTGGGGGGACAGCATCAGCATTAGCAGTTCTAATAGCAGATTATATAAGGATAAAGATAGGATTAGATCGTTACAAGCCTACCGAAAGGGAAATAGAACGTTATGTTGAAGAAGTAGAATTATACGAATCTGAAGTGACAAACCTACAATATTCACCAACCCCAGATGAAGTAAGACTAGCCGCTGGGAATATCCCAGTAGAAGTCACAGGAGAGCCAACAGACAAAATAGAAGTTTCACACAGGGACCTTAAGCGTGTAGAAACCAATCACATCCGTGGAGGGGCACTACTTGCAATGGTTGAAGGAGTCATACAAAAAGCCCCCAAGGTACTTAAATACGCCAAGCAACTGAAACTCGAAGGATGGGATTGGCTGGAAGAATTCTCAAAAACCTTAAAATCCGATAAAAAGGATGAAATCACCATAAAGGCCGACAGCAAATACATAGAGGATATAATCGGTGGAAGACCGGTCCTCGGATGCCCATCGGAAAAAGGGGCCTTCAGACTAAGATATGGTCGGTCAAGGAACACAGGGTTAGCCGCCATGGGCGTGAACCCCGCCACAATGGAACTTCTAGAATTCCTAGCAGTAGGAACACAAATGAAAATTGAAAGACCAGGAAAAGGCAACTGCGTCGTACCAGTGGACACAATCGAAGGACCAATAGTCAAACTCAAAAACGGGGACGTAATCAAAATTGAAACAATCGAAGAAGCCAAAAAAATCAAACCAGAATTGGAAGAAATACTATTCCTAGGCGACATGCTAGTAGCCGTCGGAGAATTCTTAAGAAACAACCACGTATTAATGCCCGCAGCATGGTGCGAAGAATGGTGGGTCCAATCAATCCTCAATTCAAAAACATATAATGCCAAAGAGGATCCATTAAACCTTAAAAAATTCAAAGGACAGTGGAATAGGATAAAAATAAATGCAAAAGAAGCATTCAAAATCTCCTTAGAATATGATGTGCCATTACATCCACGCTACACCTACTTCTACCACGATGTCACAACAAAAGATCTTAAAAACCTCCAAAAATGGCTAAAAAACGGAAAAAAAGAAAAAAGTAAACTAAAATTGCCATTAGCACCACCAAAGAGAATACTAGAAATATTAGGAGTCCCACATAAACTTAGAAAAAACAAGGTTATAATAGGAGCCAATGACGCATACGCCCTACTAAACACCCTAAAAGAGCCTTTAGAGGATGAAAAAGATCCTATCAAAGCAATAAACAAAATATCCCCTGTTAAAATCATGAAAAAAGCCCCTACTTATATCGGAGCCCGCGTCGGAAGGCCCGAAAAAAGCAAAGAAAGGAAAATGCGCCCAGCACCCCACGTATTATTCCCAATAGGTAAACATGGCGGCAGCCGACGTAACATCATCGACGCAGCTAAAAAAGGAAACATCAGAGTAGAAATAGGCCGCGCGAAATGTCCCAAATGCAAAATAAGCTTCATGCAATCAAAGTGTCCAAAATGTGGTGAAAAGACAGAAATAGGCAAACCAAGCAAAAGATCCATAAACCTCATGCAACTTTTAAAGAACGCCACCGAAAGCATGGGAATCCGCAAACTCGAAGAAATAAAAGGAGTCGAAGGGATGATATCCCGCGACAAATTCCCAGAACCACTAGAAAAAGGCGTTTTAAGAGCCAAAAATGAGGTTTTCACCTTCAAAGATGCCACAATAAGGCACGATTCCACAGACCTTCCACTCACCCACTTCAAACCCTCAGAGATCGGTGTAACCATAGAAAAACTAAAAGAATTAGGATACAAGACAGACTTCCAAGGTAAACTCTTACAAGATGAAGATCAAATAGTAGAACTAAAAGTCCAAGACGTAGTAATATCAAAAGAATGCGCGGATTACCTCATGAAAGTCGCATCATTCGTTGATGACCTCCTAGAAAAATTCTACGGCCTCGAAAGATTCTATAACGTCAAAAAACAGGAAGATTTAATCGGTCACCTAGTAATTGGATTGGCACCCCACACCTCTGCAGGAGTCCTAGGGAGGATAATAGGCTTCACTGAAGCATCAGCATGTTATGCACATCCCTACTTCCATTCAGCCAAGAGGAGAAACTGTGACAGTGACGAGGACGCCATAATACTACTACTAGATGCTCTGCTCAATTTCTCTAAGACATACCTCCCAAGTAGTAGAGGAGGGAGTATGGACGCACCACTCGTCCTATCATCGAGGATAGACCCTGAAGAAATTGATGACGAATCACATAACATTGACACAATGGATTCATTACCACTAGCATTCTATGAAAAAACATTAGAATACGCCAAACCATCAAAGGTTACAAGCCTAATTGATAATGTCAAAAAACGCCTCGGCACACCAAAACAATACAAAGGGTTAATGTTTTCCCATGACACTTCAAACATTAATTCAGGGCCTAAAACTTGTCTATATAAGATGCTACCCACAATGAAAGAAAAGGTTGATTCTCAGATCAAACTTGCAGAGAAGATAAGGGCTGTGGATCAGCGGAAGGTAGTGGAGGGTGTTTTACTTTCACATTTCCTACCAGATATGATGGGGAACATTCGGGCATTCACAAAGCAGAAAGTACGATGCACGAGATGTAACCGGAAATACAGGCGAATACCACTCACAGGAAAATGCAAATGTGGTGGAAACCTTGTACTAACAGTATCAAAGGGTTCCGTCATAAAATATTTGGAAATATCAAAGGAACTAGCTGGAAGATATCCCATAGACCCATATCTTATGCAGAGAATCAACATACTAGAATTTGGTGTGAATTCCCTATTTGAGAGTGACAAATCCAAACAAAGCTCACTGGACTTATTCTTGTAA
- a CDS encoding preprotein translocase subunit Sec61beta produces MAKKDKKTLPPSGAGLVRYFEEETKGPKLTPEQVVAMSIILAVFCLLLRFSG; encoded by the coding sequence ATGGCTAAAAAGGATAAAAAGACGCTTCCACCCAGTGGTGCCGGGCTTGTAAGATACTTTGAGGAAGAGACAAAGGGTCCTAAACTCACACCAGAACAAGTAGTTGCAATGAGTATAATACTAGCCGTATTCTGTTTACTACTCAGGTTCTCAGGTTAA
- the purB gene encoding adenylosuccinate lyase, which translates to MAIHPIEFRYGTPEMKRVWDAENKLQKMLDVEAAIAEAEASLGIIPEYAAEEIKRKASTKFVKLERVNQIEKETKHDIAALIKALAEQCENDAGEYIHFGATSNDIIDTTNSLLFKESIKILKEKIIKLIKILLKLADENKKRVCIGRTHGQHALPTTYGMKFALWADEMHRNLERLKSAEKRLCVSMVTGAVGTTAALGEDGLKVHLKVAELLDLEPALISNQVIQRDNHAEFIMVLANIATTLDKIALEIRNLQRTEIMEVGEKFDPEKQVGSSTMPHKMNPITAERICGLARVIRSHVITALENNLLWHERDLTNSSPERIIFPESCILTDYLLQITINLIENLVFFDENIEKNLKLTDGLIMAERLMAELAKRGMGRQTAYKIVRECAIKARQERVPLIKVAGEQSEILEYLSWEELENIMNPHTYLGSAIKIVENVLKKSREWF; encoded by the coding sequence ATGGCAATCCACCCCATTGAATTCAGATACGGCACGCCTGAAATGAAAAGGGTGTGGGACGCTGAAAACAAACTCCAAAAAATGCTAGATGTGGAAGCGGCTATAGCTGAAGCGGAAGCCAGCCTAGGAATCATACCAGAGTACGCAGCGGAAGAAATAAAAAGAAAAGCCAGCACAAAATTCGTGAAACTTGAAAGAGTGAACCAAATCGAAAAAGAGACAAAGCATGACATCGCAGCACTAATAAAAGCACTAGCAGAACAATGTGAAAATGACGCAGGAGAATACATCCATTTCGGAGCCACATCAAATGATATAATAGACACAACAAATTCTCTACTCTTTAAAGAATCCATAAAAATCTTAAAAGAAAAAATCATTAAATTAATAAAAATCCTCTTGAAATTGGCTGATGAAAACAAAAAAAGGGTTTGTATTGGCCGAACCCATGGCCAACATGCGCTACCCACAACCTATGGTATGAAATTCGCCCTCTGGGCTGATGAAATGCACAGAAACCTCGAAAGGTTAAAATCGGCCGAAAAGAGATTATGTGTAAGTATGGTGACCGGGGCGGTGGGCACCACGGCAGCTTTGGGCGAAGACGGGTTGAAAGTGCATTTGAAAGTCGCCGAATTACTCGACCTGGAACCGGCTTTAATATCGAATCAAGTCATCCAAAGGGATAACCACGCTGAATTCATCATGGTATTAGCTAATATTGCAACAACCCTTGATAAAATAGCCTTAGAAATCCGTAACCTTCAGAGGACGGAGATCATGGAAGTGGGTGAGAAATTCGACCCTGAAAAACAAGTTGGCAGCAGCACAATGCCCCACAAGATGAACCCGATAACTGCAGAACGCATATGTGGCCTGGCAAGGGTTATACGCTCACATGTGATAACTGCACTTGAGAATAATTTGCTTTGGCATGAGAGGGATCTTACCAACTCATCCCCAGAACGCATAATATTCCCAGAATCATGCATATTAACAGACTATCTTCTACAGATAACCATAAATTTAATAGAGAACCTTGTGTTCTTTGATGAGAATATAGAAAAGAACCTTAAACTTACAGATGGTCTTATAATGGCAGAAAGATTAATGGCTGAATTGGCTAAGAGGGGTATGGGAAGGCAAACAGCATACAAGATCGTGAGGGAATGTGCAATAAAAGCCAGACAAGAAAGAGTACCCCTTATAAAAGTTGCGGGAGAGCAAAGTGAAATATTGGAATATTTAAGTTGGGAGGAACTCGAAAATATTATGAACCCTCACACATACCTAGGATCCGCCATTAAGATAGTTGAAAACGTGCTTAAAAAATCAAGAGAATGGTTCTAG